The following are encoded together in the Ignavibacteria bacterium genome:
- a CDS encoding T9SS type A sorting domain-containing protein, with the protein MKNLFALFTILFAALILAGSANAQIAVTVDNPANTTPPLSASYTSLADAITAINAITGMTGPVTFTLAANGTETAPAGGYLLGNATLNGLTSATNTITFNKTVIGLNPLITAFTPGTSTSVDGIWIIQGTDYVTINGIDLQENAANTTPTELMEWGYALVKSQNVSPFDGCQYVTIQNCNITLNKTNTGSYGIYAGNHIATATTSLTITAETDALNNCKFYNNTISNVYVGIRLAGYGASSPYTLYDQNNEIGNASGTGNSITNYGGAGSTAYGIYAIYQNGLSVNYNTINGGAGTTTTLYGMYTSTGINSNVTIRGNNVTIQGGATTSTIYAIRNDMGTTGTTNTLNLYDNIIENCTYPTATSGGMYLLYSYGNVFNVNIYNNIIRNNIKSGTSGATYILYSYGLGANGFENIYNNNLYDNSASGTGTVYCLYTNSVSTATKNIYGNNIYNNTSGGSLQSLTQTLGISADVYKNQIYNNSSTSTGTTTGLVRGLTASSGTTVYIYNNFISDLKAPSAAGVDAVRGIDISSTSTNSTYGVYNNTVYLNASSSGANFGTTGIYHSRSATPTTAVLDMRNNIIVNNSVPAGTGLTVAFRRSSSTDLVNFGSESNNNDLYAGSPSASNLIFYDGTNSDQTMDAYKARVTPRDASSFSTLPNFVNIAAAPYDLHINPITATQLESGGNTISTPNINEDFDGHARFPNPGYPNNPSFPATAPDVGADEFAGIPKDLSGPVISYTPLGTSASTTTRVFSNVTITDPSGVSVDPGTKPRVYYKKTIDANTYAGNTDTDDGWKWVETSSGSSPFSFTIDYSILNGGGVATGEIIQYFVIAQDLLSNTNINSGIPAQSLTSVDLTADEFPLTGSINQYSIAGAITGEVLVGTGQTYTSLTEDSPAGLFKAINEKVVTGNLTVKITSDLTETGDVALNQTSEEAIYTITIQPNDATLKTISGTKTGGLIRLNGADGITFDGSYTGSGKYLNFTNASSTSNSAVFQIISLGANAGATDNSIRNCIIMGGANTVTSIFGIYAGGASISTSGTGADNDNLTIQNNTISKVYYGIYARGIASIGILEGLIISGNSIGSSVETDYVTGYGMYLSEMDGASVSENEIYNMIYNGSKYGMYLNANVSNSIFSYNKIHSFNQTNTTAYYATGMYFASATGNSNNQIYNNIIYDLQYYGSTSNFYNAGIRLVGGDGYKIYYNTISQTGTYANTGSGLYSMCLYISTAATNIDLRNNILYNAKSGTTPKNYTIYAPTGTTFTNLNYNAYYTTGAAFGYYGAAEVATYAAWKEGSGEGDNTINMDPLLNSGTNLQPQLTSPVLAAGTPIAGILTDILGIPRSGTTPSIGAYEQGVDQSGPTIVYTPLLNTASTSNRVLSTDISDASGVPTSGTGLPVLYWKINAGSYNSVAGTFVSGNEYTFTFGSGVVLGDVVSYYIVAQDIIAPTPNLSASPSEGASGFTFNPPAVSTPPTTPNSYTISNTSLAGDYTVGTTLFNQVSGKNVYFEKVVKKVMKEVTFDATVAEEEITSNVQNNNKNLKEEKIQDKKDVNSKTNNKTNSKGLLSTETSGENLDKPIVKKLIEVEEVEWVPMENGKTYDGKLFVKRSDSPSLNFPDGVNGIYATITAALTDLNLRGVSGATRFLLNDATYPSETFPLVVDIQNEGMPTAVNTVTIKPNVGVTALIQGTAASSQIFLIKNSYVTIDGSNSPAGTKDLTVENLSTTSPQVIRIGSTGTTPLTNTTIKNCNVINGVNSSTAITVYGANGAAGYFNDITIQDNDIQKAYHAIYILAVMTETNGSGTLVTNNTINSAVNPISGTGVYVQGVNGVTVTNNTIANITHGSLTTNSTGVWFATGTFNGTISGNNISNLSYTGTSSYAPRGIAVSSGYIQNYTISNNVIAGVTASGTGIPYGINTSGAGGLLIANNSISGLLNSHTGGYGARGLYLSTGVNSSNIYVYNNLIYNVQAGSDASSTYWVLGLAIDGATGGVNIYYNTVNLYGSYAGHASATLSAAFCVMNSAANSIDVGNNIFVNTYDNSAGAGDKSYSIYSAAPNTGYANIDFNDYYAFGEPAILGNINEASVQTDKTTLADWRTATGKDAYSVSGNPGFTSDVNLIPDGTNVNSWTVYNNGSHIAGINTDYAGNPRPLTVAAGTPDIGAYEFGKPSVNPIPASIVPVIGPNIISFYGLPVIDVNFSNLGGMTNLNVDYYQGVAPPGTGGEEALYMNGYFVVTQTGGSGYTYDITYTYSEAQLGTVSDESKVRLAKSDDNGVTWTPYLIEGTSPGMYQLNTTNNTIKVFGLTAFSTFTVTDSDNPLPVQLSSFTSSINGRDVRLTWKTESEMNNAGFEVERSVTGLNQWVKAGYITGKGNSTSPVSYTFEDKKLNSGKYNYRLKQIDNNGNFEYYNLSNVVEVGLPTKFDLSQNYPNPFNPTTKIDFSLPLDAKVSIKLYDITGREVKTLVNDSRTAGYYTVQFNASDLSSGTYFYRIMTKSSAADYIMTKKMMLVK; encoded by the coding sequence ATGAAAAACTTATTCGCTCTCTTTACTATACTATTCGCTGCATTAATATTAGCGGGTAGTGCAAATGCTCAGATTGCGGTGACGGTTGATAATCCGGCCAATACAACACCTCCGTTATCTGCAAGCTATACTTCTCTTGCCGATGCTATTACGGCAATTAACGCTATAACCGGTATGACCGGTCCTGTAACGTTTACTCTTGCAGCAAATGGTACAGAAACTGCGCCTGCGGGCGGTTATCTGCTGGGAAATGCAACACTTAACGGATTAACGTCCGCAACCAATACGATAACATTTAACAAAACGGTGATTGGCTTAAATCCTTTGATTACCGCATTTACTCCCGGTACATCTACTTCAGTTGACGGTATCTGGATAATTCAGGGTACTGACTATGTTACGATAAACGGCATTGATTTACAGGAGAATGCCGCAAACACTACTCCAACGGAGCTGATGGAATGGGGATATGCATTAGTTAAAAGTCAAAATGTATCACCATTCGACGGGTGCCAGTATGTAACGATTCAGAATTGTAATATTACTTTGAACAAAACTAATACAGGTTCTTATGGTATATATGCAGGGAATCATATTGCAACGGCTACTACTTCGTTGACAATAACCGCCGAAACCGATGCTCTAAATAATTGCAAGTTTTATAATAACACAATCTCTAATGTATATGTTGGTATCAGACTTGCAGGATATGGTGCATCATCTCCATACACACTTTATGACCAGAATAACGAAATCGGTAATGCTTCCGGCACCGGGAACAGCATTACAAATTACGGCGGTGCTGGTTCCACAGCTTACGGTATTTATGCTATTTATCAAAATGGTTTGTCAGTCAATTATAATACTATTAACGGAGGTGCAGGAACTACAACTACTCTTTACGGTATGTATACTTCGACGGGAATTAATTCGAATGTTACTATACGCGGAAATAATGTCACGATTCAAGGCGGTGCAACTACCAGTACGATTTATGCGATTAGAAATGATATGGGTACTACAGGTACGACAAATACTCTAAATTTGTACGATAATATTATCGAAAATTGCACATACCCAACTGCAACATCTGGTGGAATGTATTTATTATATAGTTATGGTAATGTTTTTAATGTAAATATATATAATAACATTATTCGTAACAACATAAAGTCAGGTACGTCCGGCGCGACGTATATTCTGTATAGTTATGGTTTGGGTGCAAATGGTTTTGAGAATATTTATAACAACAATCTTTATGACAATTCTGCCTCAGGCACAGGAACTGTTTACTGTTTGTATACGAATTCAGTTTCGACTGCAACAAAAAACATTTATGGAAATAATATTTATAATAATACTTCAGGCGGTTCTTTACAATCTCTCACTCAAACATTAGGAATATCTGCTGATGTGTATAAGAATCAAATCTATAATAATTCATCAACATCAACAGGAACGACAACAGGCCTCGTAAGAGGTTTAACCGCAAGTTCCGGAACGACAGTATATATTTACAACAATTTTATCTCTGATTTAAAAGCCCCTTCCGCAGCAGGTGTTGATGCAGTCAGGGGTATTGATATTTCAAGCACTTCCACAAATTCCACATACGGTGTGTATAACAATACAGTTTATTTAAATGCTTCATCATCAGGGGCAAATTTTGGAACAACGGGTATTTATCACTCACGAAGCGCAACACCAACAACTGCTGTTCTGGATATGAGGAATAATATAATCGTTAATAACTCAGTGCCCGCCGGAACAGGCTTAACGGTTGCTTTCAGAAGAAGTAGTTCAACAGACTTAGTTAATTTTGGCAGTGAGTCAAACAATAATGACCTTTATGCCGGTTCTCCATCTGCAAGCAATTTAATATTTTATGACGGAACAAATTCTGACCAGACGATGGATGCTTATAAAGCCAGGGTAACCCCGAGAGATGCTTCTTCATTCTCAACATTACCCAACTTCGTTAATATTGCAGCTGCTCCTTATGATTTACACATTAATCCTATAACAGCTACTCAATTGGAAAGCGGAGGTAATACAATAAGCACTCCAAATATCAACGAAGATTTTGACGGTCATGCAAGATTTCCAAACCCGGGTTATCCGAATAATCCTTCATTCCCTGCAACAGCACCCGACGTTGGGGCTGATGAGTTTGCAGGAATTCCAAAGGACCTATCCGGACCGGTAATATCTTATACACCGCTTGGTACTTCAGCATCTACAACAACAAGAGTCTTCAGTAACGTTACTATTACCGACCCGTCGGGAGTTAGCGTAGACCCGGGTACAAAACCAAGAGTGTATTACAAGAAAACTATTGATGCTAATACTTATGCCGGTAATACTGATACAGATGACGGATGGAAATGGGTTGAAACATCAAGCGGAAGTTCTCCTTTCAGTTTTACCATTGACTATTCAATACTAAACGGTGGTGGAGTTGCAACCGGCGAAATAATACAATATTTTGTCATTGCTCAGGATTTGTTAAGCAATACAAATATAAACTCAGGAATACCTGCTCAGTCTTTGACATCTGTTGATTTGACGGCAGATGAGTTCCCTTTAACGGGTTCTATTAATCAATACTCGATTGCTGGTGCAATAACAGGAGAGGTTTTAGTCGGTACGGGACAGACATACACCTCATTAACGGAAGATTCTCCGGCAGGTCTTTTTAAAGCAATTAACGAAAAGGTAGTTACCGGAAACTTAACCGTTAAAATCACTTCTGACCTGACGGAAACAGGAGATGTTGCTTTGAATCAAACAAGCGAGGAAGCAATATATACAATTACAATCCAGCCTAACGATGCTACTCTAAAAACAATCTCAGGCACGAAAACGGGGGGGCTAATTAGGCTTAACGGTGCAGACGGAATAACTTTTGACGGTAGTTATACTGGCAGCGGGAAATATCTTAATTTTACAAACGCAAGTTCAACTTCAAACTCTGCGGTATTTCAAATTATCAGTCTTGGAGCCAATGCAGGTGCTACGGATAATTCAATCAGAAATTGCATTATTATGGGCGGAGCGAACACAGTTACGTCAATATTTGGGATTTATGCAGGCGGTGCTTCAATCTCAACCTCGGGAACAGGGGCAGATAACGATAATTTAACGATACAGAATAACACTATTTCAAAAGTATATTACGGTATTTATGCAAGAGGAATTGCTTCAATAGGAATATTGGAAGGATTAATTATTTCAGGTAATTCGATTGGTTCTTCAGTAGAAACTGATTATGTAACAGGATACGGTATGTATTTATCCGAAATGGACGGGGCAAGTGTTTCTGAAAATGAAATTTATAACATGATATATAACGGGAGTAAATACGGTATGTATCTGAATGCTAATGTTTCAAATTCTATATTTAGTTACAATAAGATTCATTCATTTAATCAAACTAATACGACAGCCTACTATGCTACGGGAATGTATTTTGCGAGTGCAACAGGAAACTCCAATAATCAAATATACAATAACATTATTTATGATTTGCAATATTATGGAAGCACATCTAATTTCTATAACGCTGGTATAAGATTAGTCGGTGGAGACGGGTATAAAATATATTATAATACAATTAGCCAGACAGGTACTTATGCAAATACCGGATCAGGATTGTATTCAATGTGTTTATATATTTCAACCGCTGCAACTAATATTGATTTGAGGAATAATATTCTCTACAACGCTAAATCCGGTACTACTCCCAAAAATTACACAATTTATGCACCAACCGGAACAACATTTACAAATCTTAATTATAATGCATATTACACGACCGGTGCTGCATTTGGATACTATGGAGCAGCCGAAGTAGCAACTTATGCTGCGTGGAAAGAAGGTTCAGGCGAAGGTGATAATACTATTAATATGGATCCTCTGCTTAATTCAGGAACTAATCTTCAGCCTCAACTGACATCTCCTGTATTGGCAGCAGGTACACCGATTGCAGGTATTTTAACGGACATACTCGGAATTCCCAGAAGCGGAACCACACCAAGCATAGGAGCGTATGAGCAAGGCGTAGATCAATCAGGACCGACTATCGTCTATACTCCACTGTTGAATACCGCATCTACTTCAAACAGAGTTCTTTCTACAGACATTTCAGATGCATCCGGAGTTCCGACATCTGGTACGGGTTTACCGGTTTTATACTGGAAAATTAACGCTGGTTCTTATAACTCAGTGGCAGGAACCTTCGTAAGCGGAAATGAATATACTTTTACATTTGGTTCCGGTGTTGTACTTGGTGATGTTGTATCTTATTATATCGTTGCACAGGATATAATCGCTCCAACACCAAATCTGAGCGCCTCACCTTCAGAAGGTGCAAGCGGATTTACTTTTAATCCGCCGGCTGTTTCCACTCCGCCGACAACACCTAATAGTTATACTATCTCTAACACTTCTCTCGCAGGAGATTATACAGTCGGTACAACCTTGTTCAATCAGGTATCCGGTAAAAACGTTTACTTCGAAAAGGTTGTGAAAAAAGTAATGAAAGAAGTTACTTTCGACGCAACTGTCGCCGAAGAAGAAATAACTTCCAATGTTCAGAATAATAATAAAAACTTAAAGGAAGAAAAAATACAGGATAAAAAGGATGTTAATTCAAAAACTAATAATAAAACTAATTCCAAGGGGCTTCTGTCCACGGAAACAAGCGGTGAAAACCTTGATAAACCAATTGTTAAAAAATTAATTGAAGTCGAAGAAGTTGAATGGGTGCCAATGGAAAACGGCAAAACATATGATGGAAAACTCTTCGTGAAGAGAAGTGATTCTCCGTCATTAAATTTCCCGGATGGCGTCAATGGTATTTATGCGACTATTACTGCCGCTCTTACTGACCTCAACCTAAGGGGTGTTAGCGGGGCTACGCGGTTCTTGCTAAACGATGCAACATATCCTTCTGAAACTTTCCCATTAGTAGTAGATATTCAGAATGAAGGTATGCCGACTGCAGTAAATACTGTTACTATAAAACCTAATGTGGGTGTTACTGCATTAATTCAGGGAACGGCTGCTTCATCGCAGATATTCTTGATTAAGAATAGCTATGTCACTATTGACGGTTCAAACTCTCCTGCAGGTACAAAAGACTTAACAGTCGAGAATCTGAGTACTACTTCTCCGCAGGTTATTAGAATCGGTTCAACCGGCACTACACCTCTTACAAATACTACAATTAAAAACTGTAACGTTATAAACGGTGTTAACTCGAGTACGGCTATTACTGTTTATGGTGCTAATGGTGCTGCCGGATATTTTAATGATATCACTATTCAGGATAATGATATTCAGAAAGCTTATCATGCTATTTACATTCTTGCTGTCATGACAGAAACTAATGGCTCAGGTACACTCGTGACGAATAACACCATAAATTCCGCAGTCAATCCGATTTCAGGAACCGGTGTTTACGTTCAGGGTGTGAACGGTGTAACCGTGACAAATAACACCATTGCAAACATTACTCATGGATCGCTTACAACAAACAGTACGGGTGTCTGGTTTGCAACAGGTACTTTTAACGGTACGATTTCCGGAAACAATATCTCGAATTTAAGTTATACCGGAACTAGTTCTTACGCTCCAAGAGGCATTGCAGTTTCATCCGGCTACATTCAGAATTACACTATATCAAACAATGTTATTGCAGGTGTCACGGCATCCGGAACTGGTATTCCTTATGGTATAAATACAAGCGGTGCAGGAGGGCTTTTAATAGCTAATAATTCTATCAGCGGTCTTCTTAATTCTCATACAGGCGGATACGGTGCAAGAGGTTTGTACCTATCTACCGGCGTGAATTCAAGCAATATTTACGTTTACAATAATTTGATATACAATGTACAGGCTGGTTCTGATGCTTCGAGTACTTACTGGGTATTAGGTCTTGCTATAGACGGTGCTACAGGAGGCGTAAATATTTATTATAATACTGTTAATCTTTACGGCTCTTATGCTGGCCATGCCTCTGCTACTCTATCAGCCGCTTTCTGTGTTATGAATTCTGCTGCAAATTCGATTGATGTAGGAAACAATATTTTTGTTAATACATACGATAATTCAGCTGGAGCCGGAGATAAGAGTTATTCTATTTATTCAGCTGCACCTAATACTGGTTACGCGAATATTGATTTTAATGATTATTATGCTTTTGGTGAGCCGGCAATATTAGGTAACATTAATGAAGCCTCAGTTCAGACTGACAAAACTACTCTGGCTGACTGGAGAACCGCTACAGGAAAAGACGCTTATTCAGTTTCTGGTAATCCTGGATTCACTTCTGACGTTAATTTAATTCCTGACGGTACAAACGTAAACAGCTGGACTGTCTATAATAATGGTTCTCATATCGCCGGTATTAATACGGATTATGCAGGAAACCCAAGACCTTTGACAGTTGCAGCTGGTACACCCGATATAGGTGCCTATGAATTCGGCAAACCTTCGGTTAACCCAATACCAGCATCTATTGTTCCTGTTATCGGTCCGAATATTATTTCATTCTACGGTTTACCGGTTATTGATGTTAATTTCAGTAATCTCGGGGGTATGACTAACCTGAATGTTGACTATTATCAGGGTGTTGCTCCTCCGGGAACAGGTGGCGAAGAGGCTTTGTATATGAACGGCTATTTTGTCGTTACCCAAACAGGCGGTTCAGGATATACATATGATATTACGTACACCTATTCAGAAGCTCAGCTTGGTACGGTTAGTGATGAAAGTAAGGTAAGACTTGCAAAATCAGACGACAATGGTGTTACCTGGACTCCTTACCTTATTGAAGGGACAAGTCCCGGAATGTATCAATTAAACACTACAAATAACACTATTAAAGTATTTGGGTTAACAGCGTTTTCTACATTTACTGTTACGGATAGCGATAATCCGCTGCCGGTTCAGCTCTCTTCATTCACTTCTTCAATAAATGGCAGAGATGTAAGACTTACTTGGAAAACCGAAAGCGAAATGAACAATGCAGGATTTGAGGTAGAAAGAAGTGTTACGGGACTTAACCAATGGGTAAAAGCTGGTTACATCACCGGTAAAGGAAATTCAACTTCACCTGTTAGCTATACGTTTGAAGATAAAAAGCTCAACAGCGGCAAGTATAACTACCGCTTAAAGCAGATTGATAACAACGGAAACTTTGAGTATTATAACCTTTCAAACGTAGTTGAAGTCGGACTCCCGACTAAATTCGACCTTAGTCAGAACTATCCGAATCCGTTCAATCCGACAACAAAGATTGATTTCTCATTACCTCTAGATGCAAAAGTAAGCATTAAACTTTATGACATCACAGGCAGGGAAGTAAAGACACTTGTGAATGATTCAAGAACGGCAGGTTATTACACTGTTCAGTTCAATGCATCTGACCTCTCAAGCGGAACTTACTTCTACAGGATAATGACTAAATCTTCTGCTGCGGATTATATAATGACCAAGAAGATGATGCTTGTAAAATAA